The genome window ATCCTCATCAGCACCCTCATTTGTCCTGGCCAACATCACTAGAAGCACATAATGTCAGTGcaatatgataaaataatatttcacacTACTGCAGTTTACAGAGCATAGATATTAAAGGGGAAGTGTCGTGGTGTTGCTCAACAGGGGATTCATTTTCAGTTAAGACTCCATTCTGGAAGAAATACTGCATAACAAGTCTTTCACGCCAGCATGGAGTTTAGAATGAGTATAATCTCAGACAGAAAGCAGGGAGTCACTGTTATAAGATCTGAAAAAGCTGCAGGCTGCAGATGCAGACCCAAGCTCTCCAGAAAAAAACTATCATAACCACAGGTATTGGAGTTAACCAAAAAGCCACTGAAGCCAGGAGCAACCCAGCCCACTCGGCACAGATAGCTGGACCAAGCACCGTGGGGACACACAGAAGAGAAGCTGCAGAACAGAAAAAGCAGATGATGCCATCTCCAGGGCCACATGGGATTTCACCGGGTCTTCATTAAAAAGGAACTGAAGAGATAGCCCAGAAGCTCTGCTTGGTTTTTAGAGGCATCGTCACACTGAATCCAAGTGGATGGGGCGGGGGGAAATCTACATCAACCTAAGTATAGGCTCAGTCATTCTCAAGAATAAATGTTCTTCATAAAATTCTGAGTTTAAAAGCCCTCCAGGCAATGATCTTGTGGATAATTGTGACAAAATTCTAATCCTAATGGGTCACGAGTCTTTAAGATGTTCATATCCTTCCCTTAGTGACTCTCCTTTAATAAGTCTATCctgaaaaaataatcaagatgCGAACAAACATGTATGCAGTAAGATATTTATTACAATGTAATAAAGCAATATATTATAAAGAAATGTATGTATGATAATCCTGGGtcacaaaaacatacacacacattttttgtCTTTCCCCTCCATTAATGAAAAGTGAAATCATATGCAGCCAATCTTCATAAGCAATGAATTCTGCCCGCACACCCTCACCATAAGAAAACTCTCTTCTAAGGCAACTTCAATCCTCGTTGTGCACAAACCCCCAAGGTAGCTGGTTCCAAAGCTGTATGTTGTCCATTGTaagaattttcttccttcaaGCCAAAAATCCACCCCTTTGGACACCGGCATTTTCTTCCAGATTGAGAATGAATACATACCTACCATGTGATATGTTTAGAAAGCTTTACAGGCACTCTCTTGTTCCTCGTAACAACCTGAGAAGAATTAATTATAAGCCCACAATCCCTTATCtacatttccaaaataaaaaatctctgaagaaacaatagaaacaatattttttttcataactTTGTCCCAAAACCTGACCTCAACATCATGACCCTATTTATAGTCTTTATTTAGCTCATTTAGcgtgaatattcataaatttAACTGTGGAGATGTTGATGTGTTTGACTACAGGGTGCTGTCCTGAATTCCAGTGGGGTACTCCTTAACATATGATATATGTACTATATTCCCTTTCTATaataagaaaaattctaaattccAAAACATATCTGTCCGAAAAAGTTTCAAATAAGGTGTTAGGGACTTGCACAGCTTTCCCTGAAGCCTGAGAGAAGAGAATAGACTTGTTAGGGCTCTTTACCTTATCATTCTAAAGTCTTTGTTGTCAACACTATTCTACACTGCCCTAGAGGTTCATGCAGAGAACAGCATGTTCTCTGGATAAACAGACCCATCTGCTTGTTGCCCTCATGCTTTCCACTCAGGTCATTCTCAGATATTCCACAGATGATATGTGCCTCTTTCCCAGGGAGACCCAAGACTGTGCAACAATGGAGGCAAACCCCATGAGCAGGATATGGCCCAAACAGCCCAGCCCTGGAGCTCACCAGGTTCATCCAGGACTCAGCTATCatctgttttcctttagtaattttcaGTCTCAAATTCTATGAGCCAAAAGGAAAGACAGACTTACTTAATGTCAGGGTGGAGCAATATAGAATTTAGGGAGCCTAGAGAATCACAGTACtcaatcagcaagagaaaagacagaaggtATGGGCTTCTGGCTGAATTCATCAGTACCCAGTTTTCCCTCTGAGCTCCTCTCCATGAACAAAAATCCTAAAGAGATCCTGCTCATCCTACTTCACCAACAGCCCACCACCCCTACGCCTACCTCAACCACCCCCTTCTCATTCTGGAATCCCCTCAGGATTTGAATGTGcatcactctctgtctctgtttatcAGTCATTCTCATTGTCTATGTACCTCTGCATCTCTCTCTGCACTGTCAGTTTTACCCCATGTCTATGTCTCTTGTCTTTGTGTATATCTCTCTCTTACACTGCCTCTACCTCACTCAGAGATCCTTCCTATAGAGAACAGAGGTGCCAACTATACTACACCAGGTGACTTCTTGTCAACCATAATAAAAAACATGCTAAAGTGACATAAGGAAGAAGGAATACGGTTTCACTTGTCATAATGAGAAATTTGGGGTTTCTGATCTGGTCCACTGTGGCTCCTCTCATCCTGCCCATTTCCTTTTCACTAGGCCACTTTGTACTTTCCATCTAGCAAGCAGCCCTCCCAGAACACACTAGAGCGAACAGAAGGAACATGTTGGTCTCTCCcttcaccaaaaataaatattgtttaatgGCTAAAGCTGGAATCAAATGGACTTTGACTTGAATCCCAGATCCTCTATTAACTCATTGTCTGTCTTGGGCTAATTATTTAACTTCCCTGAACCCAttttttatgtgtaaaatggcataaaaacagtacCTTACTTTGAGAAGTTACTAAAGGGTTTAACTAAGATAATGCACTCACAGTGTTTGGCACAGCCCCTAGCACAGAAGAGCTCAACACATatttgatattaattcctctccTGGAAAACAGGATTACACCCACTGTCAAACCATTGCTCAAAGTCCAGGCACCCACATCCTTAGTTCTAAGGACACCTGCCCTCCCCTGAGGCCAGTTATATATCTCCTTTAAGAAACTTTTCTTGACAACACTCTCTCACCACTGTAGGACCCTTTCCTTTGTCCCCACACTCATACCACCTCAGCCAGCTCAGATGATAACCAACATTGTGGGACAGCTCTACACAATGGGCTGGGCCAGAGGAGGATACCCCCTACACACAAAGATCTTCCTGGACACAAAGGAGAATCTCCATAGAGACTCAGAGAGGGGACTCCTTAGACAGGCAGGGAGTGGGAAAATAGCTACTGAAAAGACTCTCTAGAGTGGTTCTTCAAAGAACACAAGGGGAGATAATCCATACATAAGAGCTGGAGTGAGAGAGTAGCTACTAGATACAAATCGGCATTGGACAGGGTATAGAGCATGAAGAAAATTTCCTCAAATCTACCTGGGTAATTCTGGTTTCCTGAAAATTCTCTCCACTTACTAAGGCAACATTATCCCAATTAGATTCTTACCCTCTACATTGTCACTGCTCAGTCATGGCACCTTCCTACACACAAACCTAGTTTTCATTGCAATTGTAACCCACCTATTAATAATGGGTTTCAACCTAGACTGCACATTAAAATTGCCTGAGGAGCTCTTAGAAATTGTGATGCCCAGGCACACTCCAGGCCAATTAAATCAGAACCTCTGGAGATAGGATATAGGcatcagtaatttttaaagctcccaggtAACGTCAAAGTGAAGCCAAGGTGGCGAACCACTGCTTAGTTCTCAGCATAAGCCCTGATCTATACTTCTCCCATGTCCTTCAGGACCCAGGTTCAACCTCACAAAGAAGTTACCTGCAGCTAATAAGACAGCAAATTATTTCAGAGAGGCTGCTGAAGGGAGGAGAGTCCTAATCCTGTTTCCTCAAAGAACTCACACCaagaactacacacacacacacacacacacacacacacacacactcttacaaaTGCACCCTAACAGATACCTGCACTTTCCTCCCCTAAACCAGAAGGATGGATAGGTGACTCAAGAGTATAAACTACAGGCTGTGGTGAGGCTAAGAAAGTTACTGTCCTCTCCCAACCCAAGGGTCCATCACCTAACAGGACCTCTATGACCTCATGCTGCAGTAGGTCAGAGTCCAAGGCCTGGGCACTCACCTCCCTGGGCAGCTTGGGGTTCCTGCAGCAGCCACTGCCCTGCCCAATCCTTCCCACACCCACCATGTTGGCTGGTACCCCCCACCTGCTGACACTGGATGAAGCTGATGCCACCTGGACCCTCATCAAGGATAAGGTAAGTAAAGGAGGCTAAAGAGGAAGTAATAAAGTGTGACCTGGATGGGTCTGAGCAGCTTGTGAGTAGGAAGAGGTAGGAAGCCTAAAGacaataactaacatttactCAGTGCGTGcttatgtgctaggcacttcGGTAAAGTGCTTTGCAAAAATTGTCCCATTTAATcacaattccaaaattagtaagAAAGGTTCCTTGAAAAGCAATGTATAAGGAGCTTTGAGAGCAGAGAGGAGAAGCACTAAGCAGGGATAGGACAAAGGAAGTCACAAAAGCTTCCTGGAGAGTGTGACATTCTAGCTAACAAGTAGGAGTTATTCATACAAAGAGGGAAAGGAGGACTTGACACATAAAAGGTGCTTAATAAACACCTTAATGAGTTAATGAACAGATGGGTGGGTCAGTGAATAGCATATTTATTAAAGGTAAAGCATATGGAAAAGCCaggagtggaaaaagaaaaatgcatatttgtGAACTGCAAATAGTCCTCTAGAGCAGAGTTCAAAGGAGTAGTGATGAAAATGAGGCCACAGAAGTACAGGGGTGGACCACAAAAGACCCTTTAAGTTTTCTGTACAGCCTAGACATTACCTCCAAGCCCCTCACAGTTATCTCCTCCCCTTCACTTCCACAGAGTGAGAAATTTAGGTTGTGAGCCAAATACAAAGATTTCAAGGAGCAGAGAGATCTCAGATGTATCTGGTTTGCAAGTGTCCAACAAATCTCACCAAACCACTTGTCAGCTACAGGCTAAATGGCAGTAAATTTCTCAGATTAGACAATTTAGGGATCAGGTTCTGGCTATGTAATTTAAAGGAAAGTGAATTTAAGGCACTCATATAAGGCAGCCCACCAAGCTTAAACAACCATCTTAAAGCAGTGCCCCACAAGACTCAAAGCAGCCTTCAAGGCATGTAGATCCCATTCTAGATGGGGTAGCTGCTCACCACAAAGGCCAGCTTCCCAAGGAAGCAGAAACAGGAGAGCCAAGGTCTTCCCAAGTATTAGAAGAACTGGTTTCAGCAGTGTAGAAGGTTGGTCCTGGACTACATCAATAAGAATTAGGGTGAAAGTTAATGGGGTCTTCCACTATTAGAAAGCTACACCATCTCTAAGTATAAAAAAAACTCACTATCCTGTTTGAATGGAAAACTGTCAGGAAAATCAGGATAGAGATATGTAGGATAAATCACTAGTGGTATGTGGCACCTTCAAGGGACACCTCTGAATGACCTCGTTTCCTGACTCCAGAACTGCTGACagtttattgagcactttgtAAAACATTTGGCTAAACAGAATGTGGCTCAAGAGCTCCCCAGTCAGAATTCAAAGCAACCAAGTTATATCTAGAGAGACAATCTTCCACCATCACTTTCTTAGACTGCCCCCGGGAAACCTAAATTTTCAAGCATCTAAGGTCCATAGAATTTCCACCCAGAAGCAGAAACTTAGTAGGTCTCAGATGGTGACTCTACCAAGAACACAGTCACGCTAGCAAAGAACTGAGTTACTGAGCTCCTTACTTTTCCTATTTTAGGATAACCACTGGAGGGCCCAATAAAACTCCATGGCAAATTAATGCCTATATGCTGTGGAAGAGCCTTCAGCTAAAccagagattcaccttttttttttttaagcagaaacTTGGACAATGAGCATCAGGTATTTTAAATGTCACACTCCTGTTGAGGGACCTCTCCTGAAGACACTCCCATTTGTCTTATTTGTGCAGAATCCTAGACATCAAAGGAGCAGCTAGGGTGGGATTATGAAGTTATGCTTGATAATTATGTTTTCACTGTCATGGGGCAAAAGCATTCTACCCAAAAATGCCAACCAACCAGTGCTCTGCTTTCACCCCTGGAAACATAACTGGCCCTTCTCAGAGCCCTGTTCTTCAGCCTGATGTCCGCACCCAAAAAGAAACTGTTTCGTGTCTCAGTGAAGCAAAGAAGTAATGATGGGAAATTCCTCCATacagatcaagaaagaacatcaGTTATTTCCTTGGCCAGCTGACAAAAGATGGTAGTCTTCAAACTACCACACTTGGTCCAAAGTACAGATATAACTCCATCAGTTAACTACCCTATTATGCTAGGGGGTAGTACTTCCAAAACAGCTTTTTGTAGCAAAAAGCAGACCATCCTTAAGGGATCATTGATGAATTCTACGAAGAAGGCCAGCAAAGTGGGCAATGTCATCAGTAGGGAGACAGACATGTGGGATTTGGGGGCTAGAAGTAGGGAGTAGCATACAGCACTTCAAGCATGGGGCTCAAATATGAAAGAGACCTAAAGAAGGGCTTTTTTGTGTACCCCTACTCCCTAGCAGAACAGAGGGACAGAAGTCTCAGCCAACAAAATGCTGAATGAGTCAAGATTACTAGGGAGGATCTTAAAGGGTTTCCAGTTGGTCATGAAGTAAACTTTCCAGAACTGGATTACCAAGCCCAAAAAGGCCAAGACAAAAAGGGGAAAACCAAGGAGAACTGGAATCCCTAACAGCATATCAGAACTAGCATTACCAAGATGAGGCCTCAAATTCCCTAAAAGAACTATCTCCTGCAGCTAGAGCAGAAGGCATATACTAAAAGGTAACAGACACAGTGTTAAGAATGAACATTCCAAACCCATTTCCTTGTGCCCATTCCTGGTTAATGACATCGCTCATATAACAAATTACCTAGGAATGATCCTTGAAGATTCCTTTTCCCACACCCCTTAAGTGACCAACTTCTACTAATTCTATAACCTAAATATCTCTAATATCTTTCCCCATTATTTTAGTTCAGGGCCTCATCATGTCTTGCCTGGAGTGTTATAATACTCTTAGTTGATCTCTCTCTCCTTACTTTATGCCTTTACATTAAAAACTAGCTTTCTAAAATATCTATCTGACTCTGTCCCTCCCACCCAAAGCCCTTCAAGTGGCTTCCCATTGCCCTCAGGACAAAGTTCCAGTCACTCAGCATATACACAAAGGCCTTTCATAGTCTAGTTCCTGAGTGCCTTTCCCTCTTTATACAGTTCATGTAAGTGATATGAAATTGTATGTTCCTAAATGTGCCACTCTTGGTTTATAAGGTCAGGTTTTTACACTGACTCTCCCCTCTGCCTAGATTGACCATTCTCCTACCTGGCTAATTCCTTCAAAGCTCAAGCATTACCACCAAGAAACTTTATTTGATCCTTTCTATTAAAAATAGGCTGTCAAATCTCTTGTCTCCTTCATACCTTGCTCTCTGTTATTTTACTTAGCTGACTACTATACATTTTTGTCTCCTCCATTAGACTGAACTATATTAGGATAAGGATAAAGTCTCATTCTTTTATGTATTCCCAGTCTCTGGCATAggctggcacatagcagacatTCAAGGTTTTACCACAGGGGAGAACTAGGAGATAAGCGGGAGGTATAAGTCCTAGTACACTGTAGAGATGCAATTTAACAGTGAATGGTGGGACGGTCAATCTAGAATAGAATACGTTAATACCGGACTAAATCAGTCCCTGACCTATAAACTGGCCACTTGCAGGTCATCGAGGAGCGCTTTGGGTCCAAAATCGTGGCAGTACCTTTCCTCTCGGATGCACCCTGCTATGACCTACTGGGTGTGCTAGTGAAACAGGCACGCCTAGCCCACACCCGCCTAGCTTTGCCAGGTCGACAGGGCCGGAGGGCACTGAAACCAGTGGGGCCACTACCAAACCTCCTGGAGCAGTCAGGGTCTGATGGTGCCTTTGCCCACTGCACTCGAGAATACTCACCAAATGGCCAAGCAGAGATAGCCTATGAAGAGATGCGACTGTTGGATGGTCAGCCCTGCCGGATCTGCCTACATATGGGTGGTCTGCGCAAGAAGGTAGCCTTCCTGTTGCTGCCACCAGGGCAGGTGAGCCTACAGCAGACTCTTCCCTGGCTCCGAAGCACCCACAGCATCTACGTCATCTACCAGGTCTTCTCCTGCTCCTGGCTGCAGCTGGAGCTGTTGCCTACAGCCCGTGAGCCTCAGCTGCTCCGATTACAGCGGTCGTTGCCTGTTGCTTTCTCCTGCCTCAAGTTTTCACTGCAGCCCAAGGGTGTAGTAGGACCACAGAAGCCTCTAACCAAGGACCCATTGCCCCATGGGGTCAACTGGGTCAGACCCAACCTCAGCATCGTGCCACCTCTGGACCCCACATCAGAACCTGCCAATGGCCCCGAAGTTGCTGATGTGCCCCCACCTGTCCCAGCCCCAGCTACGCCACCTCCACAGGAAGGGCCAGACGGTAGACCCACCAGATTCTCCTACAAGGGCCGAAACCCCTTCCGGAGGGGGCCCCGGATGCTGTCAGGTACTGCTAGAGAAATGAAGATGAGAGGGATGAGAGGGACAAAGTACGGGAGGCAGAGGGCATGGGGAGGATAGCCCAGGAATGTGTGGGGCACCCACAACTCTGCACAGAACTCTGGTGAGGGGGATGGAGTGAGGGAGCCAGGGGAGGCCGAGATGGAAGCATGGTCCTGGTGAAGAGGGTGGGAATAGCAGAGGACCAGAGGAAGGGACTGGGGAGGCAGAAAGACCAGGGCATGAGTTAAGCTGTGACTATCCCCAACCCTAGCAGAGAACTGGCTCTTCAGTCCCCGCAGCCCCCCACCAGGATCCCAGGGTGGGGACCCCGGGGAGCCCGACCGGCACTCCATGTCCCTGCCCCTGCTGCAGGGTCTGTCCTCGGAGTTCGACAGCGACAACTGAAGCTGAGGCAAGAAACGCAGGGGGCAAGGCCCCCAAGATCTGTCACAGGGATACTGGTCCCCAATAAACATCAGCTGCTGCTCCCCCAAACCATCCTAGGCCCATTTGGCTTCTTCCTACTGGGGTCCAGAGAAGGGGGAGTCTCCACTTTCTCCCTAGGCTTCAAGTCCCCTCACCCTCTAAGGACATAAAGGGTACCTTGAAACCTTGGCATCAATGTCTTCACTAGAGAGAAAATACCCCTGACACCTCCCCATCTATGTACAACCATTTTTGGGGCCCCAGCCCCAAAGAAAAGGGGTAGAAAACAAGAATGAGCAAAGAATAGAGATTTCCCTTTTATACATATTGCAACAAGTTCTCCATAAAACATTcatctgaaataaattaaaaagtcctTTTGCCACTGCCTCCAAACATAGAAAGGAGCCTGTGCCCTGGCCTTAGCCCAGGCCAGCCATGGCCCTGATTGTCCATGAAAGAAAGTTAAGGATTGAGGGGCCCAAAGCCTGAGATGGGAGGGCCAGATCCCTCCTCTGTAGTATCCAACAAGAAAGGCGAGGTGACAGCATGGGCCTGGGAGATGGCAGCCAACTCCTTGAGAAACTCAGGGAAAATGACTGCACAGTAGACAGCATTCTTGACTCGTAGAGCCTCACCTTGGCGCTCAGGGGCCCCGCCCCGGGGGGGTAGAACTGGAGTTGAAGCCCCAGGGGAGCCCCCACCTAGGCCAAGTCCTGCTCCGTCTCGCCCAGGCTGAAGGACCAACTGTGCCGCCTGCCGGGCCCTGGTTGGACTGTGTGCATGACGCAGGAGTAACTCCCCCAAGGATGGCCTCCGGCTCTTCGCTGGGAATAAACAGGGTTATCATAAAGGTGCTGGGATCAGGGACCTTTCCTTGGTCTAGGAAAGGAAACTTCCCCACCCCCTAGGTTCTTGGACTTCTCCACTAGGGTTCTGAGGGAATGGAAGAAAGGACAAAATGGACCAGAAATGAACCTCAGGTACCATTTCCTGTCCCACCTCTGAGAGTCATCAGAGTAGAGAAGGGTTCTTTCTCACTCTAACATCAAAATGCTGCCTGCCCAGCCGTTTTCCCTTTATCCAGTCTCCCCACCCAGCCAACCATCATCCTCAGACTTAACCAGTCAACACATTAGCCACTTCATTCCTAGCCAAGATTCCTTCCTTCTCCATGCCCCCTCACCCTGAGAGATTCTCCTCTCCTTCCAATCACCATTCTACCATCACCAAACTATTTCTCCTCAGTCCATGACATGCCCTTATTTTATGCTCATCCTCCCGAGCTAGAGTCAACCACTTCCATCTTCCCCTGCCTATCTATAACACCTGACCCACATCCCCTGCTTCTCCAGTACCCCCAGGGGCTATATATGCAATCACAGTTCAGTGACTATTCCATCTCCATCATACTCCACTGTCCTTCCGAGATCTGCTCTCCTATACCACCACTTCACCATTCACCAGTCTCTGTCCTATAcccaccaaaacctccctcctacTGGTTGTGGGCAGACAACATGTCAGACTAAACTCAAAAGAGCCACTTAAAACGctctcctctctcttctgatTATTTGCCTAGATTCCTTGGTCTAGACACATATCCACTATCAAAGCCTAGACTCCAGCCTCTAGATCATGACATTTCCCTTTCCCTACCTCTAATATTGGCTACAGAGATGCTTTATAAATCTTGGCATTCAGAGCCCTTCACAACCAGGCTCACATTTCTTCTCCAACCTCTTCTCAAACTTTCCACACCCCACCTTGCTTTTGCATCCACACCTATCTTCTTGGAACCCTCCAGGTACTTTCATGCTTCTGTAACTCCCTCTGCCTGAATTTTGCTCTTCCCACTTTTTTCATCCTTCCTGGCTTAACTTTACTATCCCCACCTCTCTGGGAAACCTCCTCTCATTTACCCTCCACTGACTTCCTATTTTACTGCCCTTATGTAAACATACTATAATAGTTTCTATGTCTTCTACCTCATACATTAGTCTGTGAACTGAAGGGCTTGGACTGTGTCTTATCTATCTTTGTATTCGTGGCCCTTCCACAGCGACCCCAGTGCCAGAActgtggaaaaaagaaatagtcaCAGTTCCAGACCATAAGGAAATCATGCTAAGGAACTTCAGCTGGATCTACACAGTTTCATAATAATGCTCATGGTACTCTCTTCCCAACCCATACACTTTTCTCCTTAAGCCTCCATTTCATCTCTGCTCTCATCTATGCTCTCAGCATTTGGTTTTGCCTTCTGCATCAATTAGCAAATAAAGGATGACATGAAATCCCTAGGTTTCCGCACCACACTCCACAACTGCATTGGTACAATTCATTTCCTCCTTGCTCTCTCTTCACTTGCCTCAaagggggataaaaaaaaaaaaaaaacttttcctgtCCAAAGTTAACCCTGTTCTGATATTCTAGATCCCATTACTTCCACCACCTTCAGGACCTTGCTCCCTCTGTTATTACAATCTTCTAGTCACTCTCCAGATTTTTCTGAGTAAAAGAATAAGACCACCCACCCCTTTGCCTACCTAAACCCTAACCATCTCTCAACGCCCATGTCAAATGTCACACCCTTTACTAAGCTGTAACAATATCACAACCTAGAGACTACTCTGTCCCCTTGCTTGTCACCAAATCCTAGAGCAATTTTTGCTGGTACTGCTGATTTGGCTCTTAATAGCTAGAACTATGTTCTACCTTCTGACTAGAAGCCTGAGGATGAACATCAAGACCCAAGACTCAATCTTCCTCAGTTCTCTAGTTCCTGGCACAAGGTTTCACCCTTAATAAGAGCTCAATAAACCCGGGCTAATAGGCTATCTAGGATGGGGAGGAGTGGGGGATGAGATAGGCCTCACCTAGGGGATCGCTGCGGCGGGTGGCAGGTCCTGCTGCAGAGCCCTCGGCCCAGTCCAACTTGCCACGGGCAATGAGGTACTTCTTGGCTTTGGATAGCAGTGCTGGGAAGTCCTCCTGGGAGGCCGCAAAGCTCTCAATTTTATTCTTCACAGAACCCAGCACCTATGAAGCACAACTTCATGACATTTCTGTGTCATGAAAGACTGACACATTCCTTTCTAGTCCCACTGGGCCTGTTCccagcccacccagggtcactcCAGCTGAGGGCCTGGCCCACCATGGAGCCTGGACGCACCCATGCATGCATGCATCGCACACCTGCAGCAGGGACTTGACACTGGGCTGGAAGACCATGTTGGTGTTGAGCAGGAAAGAGCggagcaggggctgggggtgacAGGCCAGCTGGGCCACCAGCCCCGTCAGCAGGAAGTTGACATAGACGGAGTTCTGCAGCATGTTCTCGAGTTTGGCAAAGAGCACGGCCATGAAGgggcctggggggagggggtgggcacAAGGATATAAGGCCTGAACACAATGCACACTGCACACATTCCTCCCCAAAAGAGACCCCCACTGGATGAAAATTATTTGTATGTCAGTCTCTGGGTATGTTTAAACATCCCATGACCActtattttagaagaaataagAAGACAGACACCACATGGACCCACCAGAGTCCATATGCCAGCTTTCCACACATTCTAGCTGAAGAACCAGATCTCAAGCTCTGGGGTCAGAGATCTGGTTTCAGATTTCAGCCTTATCCTTTACTAGTTATATTACTGGAAAATCAAAACTCTCCAAGCTTTAGTTTCCTACttggtaaaataagaaaatatacctACCTCACAAGGTGATTAAGAAGATCTAAGAAATATCAAGTATAAAGAATTCAGTCTGAGATCCAGAAAATTTGAAGTGTTCAATTATAAATAACCATAAGCTACATaatatttctcagtttttaaaaaaacttcagactggtcagttagctcacttagagtgtgatgctgataacaccaaggtcaagggttcagatccccatactggccagccaccaataaaaaataaaaatgaaattcaagaGGCATGACAGAAGAATGAATAGGCAGAGGATAACACTAAACCTGTAAGAAAGCAAGAAGAAACTGtagcaaagacaaagaaagtaacTATGTGGGCCAATTTAAAGTTAGGGGAGAAATCTTTGGGGAATCAGAAAAGACATCAGCTTGTCTTTCAGGAGCTAGGAACCAAGAAGGTGCAATAAAATCTGAAGCAAAAGAATACCTTAGTTCAGGGGCAGAGAAAACTGATTCAGGACTGAGTCTTTTGTGGGAAGGAAAATAACAGAATAGATTAGTATTATCTACTAGGAGAATTGGCCTCAACTAAGCCACATCACCAGCACTAGGACTCTAGAACCAACAGCCTTGATCAGGGATCCTGGAGGGAAAGGGAGTGTATCTATGAACTGTACAATGAATTGAGACAGGAAAACAATAAAGGGCAGGAAGCAGTAAATCCTGAACATCATCTTTTCCAGGTGTACATGACTAGCCTTAGCTCTAACTCTAGCTTAACAGAGTCCTAAGATACCCCATAACTTTATCATCCTGTTCCTCTCATTTCCTGGGAGTCTCTTGCAAAGACAATTCAAAAATCTCAGATgagtttacaaattaaaaaaaggacaaaaccTTCAATACCT of Cynocephalus volans isolate mCynVol1 chromosome 4, mCynVol1.pri, whole genome shotgun sequence contains these proteins:
- the C4H11orf42 gene encoding uncharacterized protein C11orf42 homolog, giving the protein MLAGTPHLLTLDEADATWTLIKDKVIEERFGSKIVAVPFLSDAPCYDLLGVLVKQARLAHTRLALPGRQGRRALKPVGPLPNLLEQSGSDGAFAHCTREYSPNGQAEIAYEEMRLLDGQPCRICLHMGGLRKKVAFLLLPPGQVSLQQTLPWLRSTHSIYVIYQVFSCSWLQLELLPTAREPQLLRLQRSLPVAFSCLKFSLQPKGVVGPQKPLTKDPLPHGVNWVRPNLSIVPPLDPTSEPANGPEVADVPPPVPAPATPPPQEGPDGRPTRFSYKGRNPFRRGPRMLSENWLFSPRSPPPGSQGGDPGEPDRHSMSLPLLQGLSSEFDSDN